The nucleotide window CGGGCTCAGGGCCCAGACAGCCAACCAACACAGCTGCCATGTCCAGAGACTTCAGCCACGGCCGGCATCTGTGGGACATCACATGAGGGCCGGGTCACCGCAAAGGAGAGTCTCAGAGACACTGGGGACAGAGCTTTGTGGGGGACCAGTGACAGCATTTGGTGCTGGGAGGTTCTCACCAGAGTGGAGCAGGCCCCTAGCTGAGCGGCCCTCGCAGAGCCATCCAGAGCTCCGTCTGGACCAGGGACCCAGCTGGGCCCACCTTCCAGGAGGGGTCCCACTCGGGCAGCCAGTGCCAGTCCCCCTGACAAAGAGGCTGTCACAGGCACCAGCGGGTCACACATAGGGTCAGGGGGCCTATGGAGACCCTACCCAGACCCAGATGGGGCCCACGCCTTCTCTGCCCACGGCCAGTGCCCCCTCCATGCTCCACGCACACAGAAAGGAAACCCTGCAGCTGGGCTGATGTGGCCGGCCCAGCCAGCCTGGTTCTCACTCCTGGTGGGGGTCTCCTGTACCCGCTGCCACATCAGACGCCCAGTTCTAAGGGCTTTGTGAAGACCTCAGACGACGGTGGAACCAGCCTCCTCTGGGAGCCTCAATCTAAGCTATGGGATCACTGACACCCCAGCAAGACCACCCTGCCAAGCTGAGCTGGGCGTCCGCCATGTCCCAGCCTCTGCTAGGACCCATGGACAAGGCAGCCCCAGGAAAGGTTCCAGCATCTCTGACTGACCCCAGCCCgggctcctgggcacagagaCCCACACAAGCCATCCTGCCAGGTTCCTGGGCCCCAGCCCAACCAGCCCACTGGGCCtaacccccacccacccccagctcaaGTTGAAGGTCCTCTCGGCCCATCAGCCTCATGACTGGGGGGTCTCTGTCCCCCAGTCTGGCCCCTGAGGAATGAAGCCCCCACGCGCTGCTGACCTCACAGCAGTTTTCCTCCCAGGAGTCAAGATTTCTTCACAACCAGGGAGCTCTGTATCCTCTGATAGTGGGGCCCACACCCAGCACCCCAAGTCTGCAGTCTCCCGTGAGGAGGGACCCGGGCAGCACTGACCCCGTCTCTCCACACTCTACGCCTGGAAGCTCGTCCACACGTCTGTGGCTCCAGCCTGACCACCTTGTGCTGACCGCAGCCCCACTGAATCCTCCAAAAGATGCTCCCCAAGGTCACGGCCAAGGGAAGCAGAGTAACCCTCCAGGCAGCACAGGCCAACAGACCATCCACACTGGCCAGAACGCAGCTGAGCCCTAACTCGGGCTGTGCATGAAACGGGGACCCCATACTCCACGCAACTCAGAGGAAGACCACAGCTGAGCGGTCACTGGGGGATGGGTCAGCTCTGGGTCACCTCGGACACATGACTTCAGGAAAATCGGGGGAATTCCTAGTAAAGAGAAGTAATCTACCACCCAAACCCTCCTCCCGTTCTCCCTCCCCCACAATTTTGATTTTAATGCACAAGTAGTCTGTGACCACTGCAGCAAAACTGAGAAATGGTTGAAATCAAGTCAGCCCTGAACCACCAACTACAATTTCTGCCATCCACCTGCTTCCTGAACTTCCAGAGGAGCAGCACACGGGTGGCCCGGGGACCTGGCAGCCTGGTGGTTTCAGTCCAGAGTCCTGGGAGTGATGGACGGCCTCCAGGCACCTCCCCCTTGGCCACTTCCTGGAGACAAGCGGAGGGGTCAGAGCCAGAGGGCAGCCTCAGAGGCCAGGGGCAACTTCTCTGCACACCAGGGCTCATTCTGACAGAGGCTCTGGGGGGCTGTCCAGGTTCCTGTGACTGTCAGAGATGACCTGGCTTCTGAAGAGGGCCAAGTGGGCAGGGACGGGACCTCTTCTTACCCATCTCTCTGCCCCCCACAACACTGGCCCTCGGCTGGGGACAGGGCAGCCACGGAGACACACAGGAGATGCACTAGGAGGCACGGGGTGGACGGGCCGGGAGGGTACACGACCAGGGGCGGGGGGGACAGGCCAGGTGGGCGGATGAGGGGGTGGACGGGTGGGGACCACACTGGGAGCAGATGTGGGAGGCGTGATCCCTGGGCCAAGCCCCCACCCCTCAGCAAAGTTCTCGTCTGGTTCTGTTTCTTGTCCAGACTTTTGCTCCCAGATCCTTAAGTCAGATGCGAAACCAGGATTTCCCAAGACCATCAAGACCAACAACCCAGACGTCCTCAGGGCAGCCCGACACAGCGCCGAGAGCTTCAACAACTGCAGCAATGACGCCTTCTTGTTCCGGGAGTCCCGTGTTAGCAGAGCCCTTGTCCAGGTGAGGTCTGGGCTCGCGCAGGGCAGCCAGGTCTGACCAGATCTGACCTCCCAGAACCAGCCTGGGGCCACCAGCATCAGGCTCCAAGGCCCGCACCATCTctcagcagaccaggcttccccaGGGTGGACAGTGCAGCCCCTGGGGTGGGGACACAAGCTGCACTGCTGCCCACCTTCAGGGCTGCCTGAGGGTGGCTCCACCACAGCCCCAAAGCACTTCTGGCCACGCTGCCCCCACCGTGCCCCGTCCCCACACACGTCACATCCTGGGAGGTCCCCATGCTTCTCAGTGACCCCGTATGGGAGGCCTAATGCTCCCCACACAGGGACCCCATGGGGCAGCCAGGCCTGGCTCCTGAGAACACAGGTCGAGGGTACAGGACCCGGTCACTCACCCCCTAAAAGCGGGCCCAGGGCAGCTGGTCACAAGCTTCACATCCACTGGCCCAAGGACGCAGGCTGCCCAACACCACCCGGCATGCTGACACACACTCACGGTCACCCTCTGGGCACAGGACTGGCAGGTGACTGTGTTATCTCTATTCTCTTTGGCGATTGCAAACTCTGAGAGCAGGATGCTGTCTGGATCGTGGAGGGCAGTCTGTGTGGGTGAAAGCAGCATCAGGGCTCTAGGGGCCCAGACCGGGGGATCGGGGTCTTTCCTCCCCACCGCCTGCAGGAACCCGGGCCCaagcctggagggagggaggcggcCCCCAGCTCACTCCCTCTCACCATGTCCTGGACCCAGTGTCCCAGGCCCACCCTCTGTCCCCTCAGATAGTGAAAGGCCTGAAGTTCATGCTGGACATGGACATCGGCAGAACCACCTGCAAAAAGACGGGGCACACAAACCTGGATGACTGCAGCTTCCAGACCAACCGCACCCTGCAGTGGGTAAGAGGGGGTCTCGCCTCCCGCCCCTCGCACCTCCCAACCGCCTCCACAGCCTCGAGCTCACCCTCAGCGCTTCTCTCCCTGTGAGGCTCCAGATCCCACCCCGACACCAGAGGGTGGGAGGCGGCCCCCTGGGACTTCCCAAACGCCAAGCCCTCCTTGCTCCCAGAAGCACGTGTCCAGGAGCACATACTGCAGGCATGGAGGTGCGGGGAGAGCAGAGACACCTTTGACATAATTCAGaagttatatatacacactcaggGAGA belongs to Bos indicus isolate NIAB-ARS_2022 breed Sahiwal x Tharparkar chromosome 13, NIAB-ARS_B.indTharparkar_mat_pri_1.0, whole genome shotgun sequence and includes:
- the CST7 gene encoding cystatin-F, whose translation is MHPAGALLAVCGLVLGVLGKSSPDFCSQILKSDAKPGFPKTIKTNNPDVLRAARHSAESFNNCSNDAFLFRESRVSRALVQIVKGLKFMLDMDIGRTTCKKTGHTNLDDCSFQTNRTLQWTLSCYSEVWVVPWLQTTEVSLLHCH